A single genomic interval of Saccharospirillum mangrovi harbors:
- a CDS encoding CheR family methyltransferase, whose protein sequence is MVDVNQGYEAFCDFLEKHSGICLGASKQYLVSSRLRKILQEASIGTLTELVAAMSRAGGQSLRSDVIDAMTTNETLWFRDIHPFRILEEQLLPEFYQQKVNRPLRIWSAACSTGQEPYSISMMIEEFKQKNRVFSAGEKIIATDISNTALDAAKSAEYAMLAIGRGLDPERLKRHFEETPGGRWKVKTPIAQRVEFRPMNLQDSYALLGKFDIVFCRNVLIYFTAEFKRDILTRIHATLNPGGYLMVGASEAVNGLGDLYEMVHCRPGIIYRKR, encoded by the coding sequence ATGGTTGACGTTAACCAAGGCTACGAAGCCTTTTGCGATTTCTTGGAAAAACACAGTGGCATCTGTCTGGGCGCCAGCAAGCAATACCTGGTTTCCAGTCGATTGCGCAAAATTCTGCAAGAAGCCTCTATTGGGACCCTGACAGAACTGGTTGCGGCCATGTCGCGTGCCGGTGGTCAGTCGTTGCGTTCGGACGTTATCGACGCCATGACCACCAACGAAACCCTGTGGTTTCGCGACATCCATCCGTTCCGGATTCTCGAAGAACAGCTGTTGCCGGAGTTTTACCAGCAGAAGGTGAACCGGCCGTTGCGCATCTGGTCGGCGGCCTGTTCCACCGGCCAGGAACCTTATTCGATCTCAATGATGATCGAAGAATTCAAGCAGAAGAACCGGGTGTTCAGCGCCGGCGAAAAAATCATCGCCACCGACATTTCCAACACCGCTTTGGATGCCGCCAAATCGGCCGAATACGCCATGCTGGCGATTGGCCGTGGTCTCGATCCGGAACGGCTGAAGCGGCATTTTGAAGAAACGCCGGGCGGCCGCTGGAAAGTAAAAACGCCGATCGCCCAACGCGTCGAGTTCCGCCCTATGAATCTGCAAGACAGCTATGCCTTGCTGGGCAAGTTCGACATTGTTTTCTGTCGCAACGTGCTGATCTATTTCACCGCAGAATTCAAACGCGACATCCTGACCCGCATTCACGCCACCCTGAACCCCGGCGGTTATTTGATGGTCGGTGCGTCCGAAGCCGTCAACGGCCTGGGCGATCTCTACGAAATGGTGCATTGCCGCCCCGGCATCATCTACCGCAAACGCTGA
- the flgC gene encoding flagellar basal body rod protein FlgC has product MSLSNVINISGTGMTAQSVRLNTTASNLANAQSVSSSIEETYRARKPIFQQLQEPWHERDILAPVDLEHDVGEGVKVRAIVEKDAPLDIRYEPTHPFADENGYVYYPNVNVVEEMADMISASRSFTVNVEVFNTAKTMMQKTLTMGQ; this is encoded by the coding sequence ATGTCATTAAGCAACGTCATTAACATTTCTGGCACCGGCATGACCGCCCAGTCGGTGCGCTTGAACACCACAGCGTCCAACCTGGCCAACGCCCAGAGTGTCAGCTCCAGTATTGAAGAAACCTACCGGGCGCGTAAGCCGATCTTCCAGCAATTGCAGGAGCCGTGGCATGAGCGCGACATCCTGGCGCCGGTCGATCTGGAACACGACGTCGGCGAGGGCGTGAAAGTACGCGCCATCGTTGAGAAGGATGCGCCGTTGGACATCCGCTACGAACCAACCCATCCCTTTGCCGACGAAAACGGTTACGTCTATTACCCGAACGTCAACGTGGTGGAAGAGATGGCCGACATGATTTCCGCATCGCGCAGCTTCACGGTGAATGTTGAGGTGTTCAACACCGCCAAAACGATGATGCAGAAAACGTTGACGATGGGGCAGTGA
- the flgA gene encoding flagellar basal body P-ring formation chaperone FlgA, whose amino-acid sequence MLLGAVCAQPTADLAQTQISDALNAALVDKLHQRHPDLDADDGQFEFQLQAVAGNLAPCTSGVDVDWRGQELGGRLTPRVSCDAEGWQLYVPVTVAIHLPVVVTSGNLDRGHRLTAADLRLQSIDIASLRQGYFESADDLLGYQLARNVNAGQVVTPYLAEPPMLVDRGDRVYILAKSGPLSVRTLGEALRQGRAGEQIPVRNLSSGETIHAYIIERGVVETASR is encoded by the coding sequence ATGCTGTTGGGCGCGGTGTGCGCCCAACCCACAGCGGATTTGGCACAAACCCAGATCAGTGACGCCTTGAATGCAGCACTGGTCGATAAACTGCATCAACGCCACCCGGATCTCGATGCCGACGACGGCCAGTTCGAGTTCCAGCTGCAGGCGGTTGCCGGCAATCTGGCGCCCTGCACGTCGGGCGTGGATGTCGATTGGCGCGGCCAGGAACTGGGCGGGCGCCTGACGCCACGCGTCAGTTGCGATGCCGAAGGCTGGCAATTGTATGTGCCAGTCACCGTGGCCATTCATCTGCCAGTGGTGGTGACGTCGGGCAATCTGGATCGCGGCCATCGCCTGACTGCCGCCGACCTGCGCCTGCAAAGCATCGACATCGCCAGTCTGCGCCAAGGCTATTTCGAATCCGCCGACGACCTGTTGGGTTATCAGTTGGCGCGCAACGTCAATGCCGGCCAGGTGGTGACGCCTTATCTCGCGGAACCGCCGATGCTGGTGGACCGCGGTGACCGGGTGTACATCCTGGCTAAAAGCGGCCCGCTGTCGGTCCGAACGCTGGGAGAAGCGTTGCGCCAGGGCCGTGCCGGCGAACAAATACCGGTGCGCAACCTGAGTTCCGGGGAAACGATTCATGCTTACATCATCGAACGTGGGGTGGTGGAAACTGCCAGCCGCTAG
- a CDS encoding substrate-binding domain-containing protein has product MKGHPLKRALLVGILGLIGGLAQADDTIRIAHIYGKTGPLASYGKQSHDGLMLGLEYATEGTMSVNGHAIEVIEKDSQLDPMLGRSLLEEAYDEDDALLAVGPLASSVAIPMLPVAREYRRILLVEPAVADTITGSRGNRYVFRTGRSASQEAVANAIALGQPGVSIATLAPDNDFGHDTLAAFRQALTGTGAAVVHQEFVPAGTANFEATAERLFAALADVAGDKVIFVNWAGAGDPLASLTAMNPNPAEIRFAANGGFLSTLAGYKAYEGLEGANYYYFEHPSNSVNDWLVEQHVARFGTPPDIFAAGGMTAGIAIVEALRRADSTDTDDLIATLEGMHFNSPKGDMLIRASDHQTLQSMYHFRLRSEAGVEWAIPELVREIPWNEIPLPEGH; this is encoded by the coding sequence ATGAAAGGGCATCCTTTGAAGCGGGCGTTGCTGGTCGGCATATTGGGTTTGATCGGCGGTTTGGCTCAGGCGGATGACACCATTCGCATCGCGCACATCTACGGCAAGACCGGCCCACTGGCGAGCTACGGTAAACAGAGTCACGACGGCTTGATGCTGGGACTGGAATACGCCACCGAAGGCACCATGAGCGTTAACGGCCACGCCATCGAAGTGATTGAAAAAGACAGCCAGCTGGACCCGATGCTCGGCCGCAGTCTGCTCGAAGAAGCCTACGACGAAGACGATGCCTTGCTGGCCGTCGGCCCGCTGGCCTCCAGCGTCGCCATTCCGATGTTGCCGGTGGCGCGTGAGTATCGCCGTATCCTGCTGGTAGAACCCGCTGTGGCTGACACCATCACCGGTTCACGCGGCAACCGCTATGTGTTCCGCACCGGCCGTTCGGCCAGTCAGGAAGCGGTGGCTAATGCCATTGCTTTGGGCCAGCCAGGCGTATCGATTGCGACCTTGGCACCGGACAACGATTTTGGTCACGACACTCTGGCTGCCTTTCGCCAGGCTTTGACTGGCACCGGCGCTGCGGTCGTGCATCAGGAATTTGTGCCAGCCGGCACGGCCAATTTTGAAGCCACTGCTGAACGGCTGTTTGCTGCATTGGCTGACGTGGCGGGCGACAAGGTGATCTTCGTTAACTGGGCGGGCGCGGGCGATCCTTTGGCGTCGTTGACGGCCATGAATCCGAACCCGGCGGAAATTCGTTTTGCGGCCAACGGCGGTTTTCTGTCAACGCTGGCTGGCTACAAGGCTTACGAAGGTCTGGAAGGCGCCAACTATTACTACTTCGAGCACCCGAGCAACAGCGTTAACGATTGGCTGGTTGAGCAACACGTAGCACGTTTTGGTACGCCACCGGACATCTTTGCCGCCGGCGGTATGACCGCAGGCATTGCCATCGTTGAAGCCTTGCGCCGTGCCGACAGCACCGACACCGACGATTTGATCGCCACGCTCGAAGGCATGCACTTCAATTCGCCCAAAGGCGATATGTTGATCCGGGCCAGCGATCACCAGACGTTGCAGTCGATGTACCATTTCCGGCTGCGTTCAGAAGCGGGTGTGGAGTGGGCGATACCGGAGCTGGTGCGCGAGATTCCGTGGAATGAAATTCCGTTGCCCGAAGGGCATTGA
- the flgN gene encoding flagellar export chaperone FlgN, which yields MTIDNSTLTRLDAALRDAQAASDAFKPLLEEELAALKSADIQALQALVQRKRKQTEDLLNASQNLLQWCAEQDIDPDFASFQNWTTDLAENDRPAWQARWKELRQSLTVNDQHSAVNRQVLATLSSRKQAQMSILRNLLAPTQTYSADGQSDTRQPSGWVDRV from the coding sequence ATGACCATCGACAATTCGACCTTAACCCGTCTGGACGCCGCCCTGCGCGATGCCCAGGCTGCCAGCGACGCCTTCAAGCCGTTGCTTGAAGAAGAACTGGCGGCACTGAAATCGGCCGACATCCAGGCCCTGCAAGCGCTGGTACAACGCAAGCGCAAGCAAACAGAAGACCTGCTCAACGCCTCGCAAAACCTGCTGCAATGGTGTGCCGAGCAAGACATTGATCCTGACTTCGCATCTTTCCAGAACTGGACCACCGACCTGGCTGAGAATGATCGGCCGGCCTGGCAGGCCCGTTGGAAAGAGCTGCGGCAAAGCCTGACCGTTAACGACCAGCACAGCGCCGTAAACCGGCAGGTACTGGCCACCCTGTCCAGCCGCAAACAAGCGCAGATGAGTATCTTGCGTAATCTGCTGGCCCCCACCCAAACCTATTCCGCCGATGGCCAGAGCGACACTCGCCAGCCCAGCGGCTGGGTTGACCGCGTCTAA
- the flgB gene encoding flagellar basal body rod protein FlgB has protein sequence MSALGFNNSLGIHDNALLVRAERSQILANNLANADTPHFKARDIDFQAILRGEVERSKSLAVNRTDNAHIPGRMREESELLYRFPYQPSIDDNTVDPNVEKAQFTKNSIDYSSSFDFLNRKFKGLDGALRGQ, from the coding sequence ATGTCTGCACTGGGTTTTAATAATTCTCTCGGGATTCACGATAACGCTCTGCTGGTGCGTGCTGAGCGCTCACAGATTTTGGCCAACAACCTGGCGAACGCCGACACGCCGCATTTCAAAGCGCGTGACATCGACTTCCAGGCAATTTTGCGTGGTGAAGTGGAGCGCAGCAAAAGTCTGGCCGTGAACCGGACCGACAACGCTCACATCCCCGGCCGCATGCGTGAAGAAAGCGAACTGCTGTACCGCTTCCCGTATCAGCCGTCTATCGACGACAACACCGTCGACCCGAACGTCGAGAAAGCCCAGTTCACCAAGAACTCCATCGACTACAGCTCCAGCTTTGATTTCCTCAACCGCAAATTCAAAGGCCTTGATGGCGCATTGAGAGGGCAATAA
- a CDS encoding chemotaxis protein CheV, translating to MAGVLDSVNQRTQLVGKNRLELLLFRLSGDQLYGINVFKVKEVLQCPPLTQMPQSKTVVKGVAHVRGGTIPILDLSLAIGQKAIGDVENKLTIITEYNMRNQGFLVRGVERIININWEEVQPPPKGSGHEHFLTAVTRHEDALVEIIDVERILADVSPMKEDVSEGIITDEVTSKAVSKQVLIVDDSKIARKQMTKTLEQVGLTVVALNDGREALDHLLGLIDEGVDPVERYPIVISDIEMPEMDGYTLTTHIRAHDRLKGLYILLHTSLSGVFNKSMVQKVGANEFLAKFQPDMLAQLVIERVTSLGGELPAVEGDL from the coding sequence ATGGCCGGAGTGCTTGACAGTGTTAACCAGCGGACGCAGCTGGTGGGTAAAAACCGACTGGAATTGCTGCTGTTTCGGCTCAGTGGGGATCAGTTGTACGGCATCAACGTGTTCAAGGTGAAAGAGGTGCTGCAATGCCCGCCGTTGACGCAAATGCCGCAAAGCAAGACGGTCGTCAAAGGGGTGGCGCATGTGCGCGGTGGCACCATTCCGATTCTCGATCTGAGCCTGGCCATCGGCCAGAAGGCGATAGGTGACGTCGAGAATAAGCTGACCATCATCACCGAATACAACATGCGCAATCAGGGTTTCCTGGTGCGCGGCGTGGAACGCATCATCAACATCAACTGGGAAGAGGTGCAGCCGCCGCCCAAAGGCTCCGGGCACGAACATTTCCTGACTGCCGTTACTCGGCACGAGGATGCACTGGTCGAAATCATCGACGTAGAGCGCATTCTGGCGGACGTTTCGCCGATGAAAGAAGATGTCAGCGAGGGCATCATTACCGACGAAGTCACCTCGAAAGCCGTGTCCAAGCAAGTGTTGATCGTCGACGACTCCAAAATCGCCCGCAAACAGATGACCAAAACACTGGAGCAGGTTGGGCTCACGGTGGTCGCGCTCAACGACGGTCGCGAAGCACTCGACCATCTGCTCGGCTTAATTGACGAAGGCGTGGACCCGGTCGAACGCTACCCCATCGTCATTTCCGACATCGAAATGCCGGAAATGGATGGCTATACGCTGACGACCCACATCCGCGCTCATGATAGACTTAAAGGCCTCTACATCCTCTTACATACCTCGTTGAGCGGCGTGTTCAACAAAAGCATGGTGCAGAAGGTGGGAGCCAACGAATTTCTGGCCAAGTTCCAGCCCGACATGCTGGCTCAATTGGTGATTGAGCGAGTGACCAGTCTGGGTGGAGAGCTGCCAGCAGTCGAAGGAGATCTATGA
- a CDS encoding flagellar hook-basal body complex protein — MSFTTGLSGIAAANKDLQITGNNIANASTTGFKASRAEFGDAYTSSFIGYGQDKIGYGVSVVNVGQKFEQGSISQTNSALDMAIDGEGFFVTEYPNGTVTYTRSGIFGIDKEGYIVSNQDAKLQGYGVIPGDKINTGVLTDLRVDKANQPPRGTHQVDARVNVPAGAQVLAENGTIVTTAGLAIGAAQVGPTEDTATVLNTVGVPTTAGTNAELIGGIPRMAFPWQPTPVEASFTIDVELRGPNIPGTNNTVTGTIQPFDSTIVYADVYELVDAINASISGDSGLRGKVEATVNQYGGLSFQTSGVYATDGTSIVSIVDNVGTLSGDAYLNFQNGTAMLSGTVEPGLEVVNAATFTTLTGGRDLNSIDNVGNFLDAEGGNTIDFIASVNGVATTVSVAVPAAGWATFAAFATDVDLALTGAGVNANAAMNGNFLEITSTLPGDIPVSINHLPSSSSTIDMTDLGMTTGATFAPTVTLGLQQNDTLTIDLDGGAIIDTITLNPAVYANVDLLVQEINNQILASAILAPAGVPEIRALNDNGTLVFDRLNNPGVPPADIAITGTVFTLDYFGLSTVDTQTTPSVVAPVPGDDLFANGGSIDLTSDPGQAATLVSNSQAELDYNNTVPGTFTTLTSSSTLNFLDNTGPAFGDLEAGNTFAFGIAVGSASATGITMTVPAGGFPSQANFAASLQAQINATLGGNYVAVSIDGATNQLIIQADVDAGVGPNSITITHLPGATNTTAFDLEILGLATTSSPQPIADLGESTILANNEFTLTIDGGVPQTIIVPPGSFDNTDDLVAAINQQISTNSILNGEVVASQVNGRLVFERTEIGNFPLDIDINGTVQSLQALGMDSATKIEGEDPVDRENSFRINLTVPLPDEDERSGSVLISLNEDIRSIDQLAAAINRELAAVPDDEYIGVQARVIQNENGEEQLILEATVEGEASQISVTNIRAPGEDLDVETMYGLLQFAPVAGTYLVEGEAAVTNGYPEQSVVIYNEDADERELVTIPEGSTAGEIAAQLSEYEGVDASAETQVRLLNQNYINSGDMNIFINGQVIVANDLEEMVAEINQYQQTSLNSITAEFDTATGDVILTSSTGIDISVRIESDTVTDTLRVQGTRGSAPVVLGGSIDAETNARIGGYVDIILNEGYTMLEPDPYVAGLFNGLGKDAFEPYTINAFNPEDSDTYNETRALTIHDSIGNEHELRFFYVKDEPDPDRPNSLSTWTVYLQIDGENIGDPDTNLPFPENTQATMASHKLFFNADGTLNEDVTGDFLISNWKPIDPDTGKPTGAYIGLPQAQGGALPIPDPNLNSNFAISFDGTTQYGGSFANNKLIQDGYASGRLSDLEIDDAGIIYARYSNGEALKLGQVVLASFANTEGLIPVGDTEWVEGFESGDAVIGEPGTASLGTIQSAALEDSTVDLSEQLVHLIIAQRNYQASSKTIETANAVTQTIINLR; from the coding sequence ATGAGCTTTACAACAGGTCTTAGCGGCATTGCCGCCGCCAACAAGGATCTTCAGATCACCGGCAACAACATTGCCAATGCCAGCACAACCGGCTTTAAAGCCAGTCGTGCAGAATTTGGCGACGCCTATACCTCGTCTTTCATCGGCTACGGCCAGGACAAGATCGGTTACGGCGTCAGCGTGGTAAACGTCGGTCAGAAGTTTGAACAGGGCAGCATCAGCCAGACCAACTCTGCGCTCGATATGGCCATCGACGGCGAAGGTTTCTTCGTCACCGAATACCCCAATGGCACCGTGACCTACACCCGGTCGGGCATTTTCGGCATCGATAAAGAAGGCTATATCGTCAGCAACCAGGACGCCAAACTGCAAGGCTACGGCGTTATTCCGGGCGACAAGATCAACACCGGTGTATTGACCGACCTGCGTGTCGACAAAGCCAACCAGCCGCCGCGCGGTACCCACCAGGTGGATGCCCGGGTGAACGTTCCGGCCGGTGCGCAAGTGCTGGCTGAAAACGGCACCATCGTAACCACCGCCGGCCTGGCCATTGGCGCCGCTCAAGTTGGCCCGACCGAAGACACCGCCACCGTACTGAACACCGTGGGCGTACCGACCACAGCCGGCACCAACGCTGAACTGATCGGCGGTATTCCGCGCATGGCATTCCCGTGGCAGCCGACGCCGGTGGAAGCGTCGTTCACCATCGACGTTGAACTGCGCGGCCCGAACATCCCCGGCACCAACAACACCGTGACCGGCACCATTCAGCCGTTCGATTCAACCATCGTCTACGCCGATGTTTACGAACTGGTCGACGCCATCAACGCCTCCATCAGCGGCGATTCCGGTTTGCGTGGCAAGGTTGAAGCCACGGTAAACCAGTACGGTGGTCTGTCGTTCCAGACTTCTGGCGTCTACGCCACCGATGGCACGTCCATCGTCAGCATTGTCGACAACGTCGGTACGCTCAGTGGCGACGCTTATTTGAACTTCCAGAACGGCACGGCCATGCTCTCTGGCACCGTCGAGCCGGGCCTGGAAGTGGTGAACGCCGCGACCTTTACCACCTTGACCGGCGGCCGGGATCTGAACTCCATCGACAACGTCGGTAACTTCCTGGATGCCGAAGGCGGCAACACCATCGACTTCATCGCGTCTGTGAACGGCGTAGCCACCACCGTTTCGGTCGCCGTACCGGCAGCGGGCTGGGCTACATTTGCCGCCTTCGCCACCGACGTTGATTTGGCGCTGACCGGCGCGGGTGTGAACGCCAACGCCGCCATGAACGGCAACTTCCTGGAGATTACCTCCACCTTGCCGGGTGACATTCCGGTGTCGATCAACCATCTGCCGTCCAGCTCCAGTACCATCGATATGACCGATCTGGGCATGACCACTGGCGCCACCTTCGCACCCACCGTCACGCTGGGTCTGCAACAGAACGACACCCTGACTATCGACCTCGATGGTGGTGCCATTATTGACACCATCACCTTGAACCCGGCGGTCTATGCCAACGTCGATTTGCTGGTTCAGGAAATCAACAACCAGATTCTGGCGTCTGCCATCCTGGCCCCTGCCGGCGTTCCGGAAATCCGGGCATTGAACGACAATGGCACTCTGGTGTTCGATCGTCTGAATAACCCGGGCGTACCGCCGGCGGATATCGCCATCACTGGCACGGTTTTCACGCTCGATTACTTCGGTCTGTCGACCGTTGATACCCAGACCACCCCGTCTGTGGTCGCGCCGGTACCGGGTGATGACCTGTTTGCCAATGGCGGCTCCATCGACCTGACGTCCGATCCGGGCCAGGCCGCCACACTGGTCAGCAACAGCCAGGCGGAACTGGATTACAACAACACCGTGCCTGGCACGTTCACCACCCTGACCAGTTCCAGCACGCTGAACTTCCTGGATAACACCGGTCCGGCCTTCGGTGACCTGGAAGCGGGCAACACCTTTGCCTTCGGTATCGCCGTCGGCAGTGCCTCGGCAACCGGTATTACCATGACGGTCCCGGCGGGTGGTTTCCCTTCTCAGGCTAACTTTGCTGCGTCATTGCAAGCGCAGATTAACGCCACCCTGGGCGGTAACTACGTCGCGGTCTCCATCGACGGCGCCACCAACCAGTTGATCATTCAGGCGGACGTGGATGCCGGTGTTGGTCCGAACAGCATCACCATCACGCACTTGCCCGGTGCCACCAACACCACCGCCTTTGACCTGGAAATTCTGGGCCTGGCGACGACATCATCACCGCAGCCGATTGCCGACCTGGGTGAATCGACCATCCTGGCGAACAACGAGTTCACGCTGACGATCGACGGTGGCGTACCGCAAACCATCATCGTGCCGCCGGGTTCGTTCGATAACACCGACGATCTGGTCGCGGCTATCAACCAGCAGATTTCCACCAACTCCATTCTGAATGGCGAAGTGGTGGCGTCTCAGGTGAACGGCCGACTGGTGTTTGAGCGCACCGAAATCGGTAACTTCCCGCTCGACATCGACATCAACGGTACCGTCCAGTCACTGCAAGCTTTGGGCATGGACAGCGCCACCAAGATCGAAGGCGAAGATCCGGTGGATCGGGAGAATTCCTTCCGCATCAACCTGACCGTGCCGCTGCCGGATGAAGACGAGCGTTCCGGTTCGGTGCTGATCAGCCTGAACGAAGACATCCGCTCCATCGATCAGCTGGCTGCCGCCATCAACCGTGAATTGGCCGCCGTGCCGGACGACGAATACATCGGTGTCCAGGCGCGTGTTATTCAGAACGAAAACGGCGAAGAACAGTTGATTCTGGAAGCCACGGTAGAAGGCGAAGCGTCGCAGATTTCGGTCACCAACATCCGCGCGCCGGGTGAAGACCTGGACGTGGAAACCATGTACGGCCTGCTGCAATTTGCGCCCGTCGCCGGAACCTATTTGGTGGAAGGTGAAGCTGCGGTGACCAACGGTTACCCGGAACAGAGCGTAGTGATCTACAACGAAGACGCCGATGAGCGCGAGCTGGTGACCATTCCTGAAGGTTCGACCGCCGGTGAAATTGCCGCTCAGCTGAGTGAATACGAAGGCGTGGATGCTTCGGCCGAAACGCAGGTGCGCTTGCTGAACCAGAACTACATCAACTCGGGCGACATGAACATCTTCATCAACGGTCAGGTGATTGTCGCCAACGACCTGGAAGAGATGGTCGCGGAGATCAACCAGTATCAGCAAACCTCGTTGAACAGTATTACTGCTGAGTTCGACACCGCGACCGGCGATGTGATTCTGACCTCCAGCACCGGTATCGACATTTCGGTGCGCATTGAGTCCGACACCGTGACCGACACTCTGCGCGTGCAAGGCACCCGTGGTTCGGCGCCGGTCGTGCTCGGTGGCAGCATCGATGCGGAAACCAACGCGCGCATTGGTGGTTACGTCGACATCATCCTGAACGAAGGCTACACCATGCTCGAGCCGGATCCGTACGTGGCCGGTTTGTTCAATGGCCTGGGTAAGGACGCGTTTGAGCCTTACACCATCAACGCCTTCAACCCGGAAGACTCCGACACCTACAACGAAACGCGTGCGCTGACGATTCACGACTCCATCGGCAACGAGCACGAATTGCGCTTCTTCTACGTGAAGGATGAGCCCGATCCCGATCGGCCGAACTCCCTGAGCACCTGGACGGTGTATCTGCAGATCGACGGTGAAAACATCGGCGACCCGGACACCAACCTGCCGTTCCCGGAAAACACTCAGGCAACGATGGCGTCGCACAAACTGTTCTTTAATGCCGACGGCACGCTGAACGAGGACGTGACCGGAGACTTCCTGATCTCCAACTGGAAGCCAATCGATCCGGATACCGGTAAGCCGACCGGTGCCTACATCGGTTTGCCACAGGCGCAGGGCGGTGCCTTGCCGATTCCTGATCCGAACCTGAACTCGAACTTCGCGATCTCGTTCGATGGCACCACTCAGTACGGCGGCTCCTTCGCCAACAACAAACTGATTCAGGACGGTTACGCCTCTGGCCGACTGTCTGACCTGGAGATTGACGACGCTGGCATTATCTACGCCCGTTACTCCAACGGTGAGGCATTGAAGTTGGGTCAAGTCGTTCTGGCGTCGTTTGCCAACACCGAAGGCCTGATACCGGTGGGTGACACCGAATGGGTGGAAGGCTTCGAATCCGGTGATGCTGTTATCGGCGAACCGGGCACGGCCTCGCTGGGTACGATTCAGTCGGCGGCCCTGGAAGATTCGACCGTCGATCTGTCGGAACAGCTGGTACACCTGATC
- the flgM gene encoding flagellar biosynthesis anti-sigma factor FlgM, with protein sequence MAMNINGLTSGQTGTTKARQNDGAAQVETKAPQKSGTESASDSDVVQLSDRARVLKSAGETVSKMPEIDQEKVDRIRSAIESGDYKIDHEKLAAAFRRFESEL encoded by the coding sequence ATGGCCATGAACATCAACGGCCTGACATCCGGTCAAACGGGGACGACCAAAGCCCGCCAAAATGATGGCGCTGCTCAGGTCGAAACCAAAGCGCCGCAAAAAAGTGGAACGGAATCTGCTAGTGACAGCGATGTGGTGCAACTGTCCGATCGCGCCCGTGTCTTGAAATCTGCCGGTGAAACGGTAAGCAAGATGCCGGAAATCGATCAGGAGAAGGTAGACCGCATTCGCAGCGCCATCGAAAGTGGCGACTACAAGATTGACCATGAGAAACTGGCGGCCGCCTTTAGACGCTTTGAATCCGAGCTCTGA
- a CDS encoding flagellar hook assembly protein FlgD, whose translation MADVNNVSGSSPLGQYDIGNKKDTNSKNEELGRNEFLELMITQLQNQNPLDPQDNAEFVAQLAQFSTVEGIENMSSSLEDMSASFTSSQALQATALVGGSVTVNGQDTSILQHGDLVYGLIEMPSGATNTTLRIKNAEGETVEDVNLGTLPSGAVTFKWDGANMEVNGVLVDIDYDKFETDEDGNIIPHDQGEYSFDVYASVGGVQEAIEINLSSRVDSVTLGSAGEIQLNLPGGNVITMDDVLQINSAY comes from the coding sequence ATGGCGGATGTCAACAACGTATCGGGCAGCTCACCGCTGGGCCAATACGACATCGGCAATAAGAAAGACACCAACTCGAAGAACGAAGAGCTGGGTCGAAACGAATTTCTGGAGCTGATGATCACGCAGTTGCAGAACCAGAACCCGTTGGATCCACAGGACAACGCTGAATTCGTTGCCCAGCTGGCGCAGTTCTCGACGGTTGAAGGCATCGAGAACATGTCGAGCAGTCTCGAAGACATGTCGGCGTCCTTTACCTCGTCGCAAGCCTTGCAGGCAACGGCCCTGGTGGGTGGCTCGGTCACCGTCAACGGTCAGGACACCAGCATTCTGCAGCATGGCGATCTGGTATACGGCCTGATCGAAATGCCCAGTGGCGCCACCAACACGACGCTGCGCATCAAGAACGCGGAAGGTGAAACGGTGGAAGACGTCAACCTGGGTACGCTGCCCAGCGGTGCGGTCACCTTCAAGTGGGACGGCGCCAATATGGAAGTGAACGGTGTGCTGGTGGACATCGATTACGACAAGTTCGAGACCGATGAGGACGGCAACATCATTCCTCACGATCAGGGCGAATACTCCTTTGATGTGTACGCCAGTGTGGGCGGCGTTCAGGAAGCGATCGAAATTAACCTGAGCTCCCGCGTCGATTCCGTAACGCTCGGCAGTGCCGGGGAAATTCAGCTGAATCTGCCAGGTGGCAACGTCATCACCATGGACGATGTGCTGCAGATCAACAGCGCTTATTGA